A segment of the Neorhodopirellula lusitana genome:
ATCAGTTGTTCTTCAACGAACGGATTCGGAACGAACAGTAGATGGCGACCAAGCCAAACAAGACCGCGATGACACCGCTGATTCGAATCAGCACGCTGGCGGAAAACAGCGGGACGAGCGCCAATGCGATCCCGAACAGAACCGAGAACACGCCGTCGAGAATCATCCAGCCACCGCCTTCAATCGCGTTGCGTTCCCGGATCGCGACGATGATTTCCAACACGCCACTGACGACCGCCATAGCGGCGATCACCATGATGACCGTGATCGCGGCCAGTGCACCGAACAGAGCTGGATGTCCGGCAGCGAAGGCTCCCGCAATGATGGCAACGGCTCCACGCAGGATCGTCCAGCCTCGGGACTCCGTCCAACCTGCGACGCCGGCGGCGATTGCCAGGATCCCGTCGGCTATCAAAAAGCAACCCACGACAAACGCCCACGTCAGCAATGTCAGACCTGGATTGAACAACGCATACAGGCCGATCACAAGCAGCAGAATGCCGCGTAGCAGTAACACCCACCAGTTCGCGGCGATTGCATTGAGAACCGGCGTGGCGTTATTCGAGGTGGCTGTCGTGACTTGGGGGGCGTTTGTTTCGGACATCGTCTTTGGCTTTTGCTTCAGCAGGAGATGGTAAGGAGCACTATTCAGTCTAGCGGTTCGAAATCGGGCAGGGCGAGCGACTCGTCGAAGAATGGGGGCGTGGGCAAGTAGAGCCGGAAGTATCCGGAGTACGTGAGGCATCACTTTGGGATGTAGTCGTGAACCCAAGTCGCTCGACCCTCTTGGAAATTTGTGCCGCTACCGTGGAAGAGTCTTCATTCATGTGGCCAATCTGGTCTTCGCACTACAGGATGCGTCAGGGGAGGTTTCGGAAAATGAAGTGTCAAGAATTCAGCGTCAAGAATTGCTTTTTCTGACTTCCTTGTTCGGGCATGATAGAAGTTTGCGGTGGTGACGGGGCTCTTTCCGCAAGAGTGACCTCCGCTGTCTGCATCTGCACCGTGGTTGAGGCAAAGCGAGACGGCGGATTGGCCACTCCTGTTCGGATGCTGGTGCCACGAAGGGCGCTGATTTTATTTTACCGTCAAGAAAGTGTTTCGATATCGAAGATTCACGCTGGATGGCTCAATTGCAAGCAGGCCCTCATTTCGTTCGGTTGAAAGATACGAGGAACTGGGCCCAGCGGCGGTCCAGGCAGTTGGGGGTCACGTGCCCCTGTTTCCCTTGCTTGGAGATCAAGTCGAGCGAGGTCGTCTGTTGAAGGGTAAGGCGAGTTGATTCTGGAGTCACGCCAACGCGTTACGGCCCGGAGAGGCTAACGAATTTCGTCGCAGCGTAGGACATACTGCGGCAGCTCAATCCAGTGGAGGCCGAGTCCATTGAACTCCGGTTCTTTCCAGGGTTGACCAGCATGGGAGTTGCTGCTGTACACCGACTACCAACGGCCTCGGCGGAAAGAAATGGGAGCTAGGCCCGTATGCAGCGTGCTCTTTCACGGGGTCGGCTGCCTGGAAAAGACTTCCGAGGTTTCCTACGGATCGTCGGACGTCGAATGATATCTGGACGAACGCCCAAAGCTGAAAGAAGAGCAAGCGAACTACGGTCCTGCGAACAGCGGATCGTTCGAGCAAGAATCGCCCTGCTGTCTATCGAGATCGGTCGGGCTGGGCTCAACTCGATGCCCATGGCAATTTCGAGGGTTTGTACAGCGAGGGGAATCGAACGCTCGCGAAAGAGTTCAAGTTGTTCGATCGCAGCATAGGCGGATGGTGACTTCGCGGCGAAGTGTTCCTCGCAACCGGTCACGTTCGGCTGATTCGACAGTGTGATGGACCGATGTGACTTCCTCGGTGCGATCTACGATCTCGTGAAATCGCAGCCTATCGCAATAGGAGTAGGTTGGTACTCGAGGTTGGGTAGCCGGGTGTGAGACTGCGGCTCTCTTGTGTCGTTGCTGGACGGGCGAAATGATCGTCTCATCACGCCGTTTTCGCGGCGTGGAATATTCAATGAAAGGCAGCCCCCCCAAGCGTTCGTAAAGGACGAATCTTCTTGGGCAGTGCCTTCGATGATCGCTAGGAATCGTCCTCGGGGTCGGCTTCATCCGATTCCATCGAGTCCATCCCCTGCTGGTTCAGTCGGTTGTATTCATCGATCTTCGCTTGATCGGCATCTTCGGTGACATTGACTGGGCCTGATCCTGAACAGCCGGCAAGTGCCATCGGTAGGCAGATGCAAGCAGCTAAAACGAATTGTTTCATTTGATTTCCATCGTTGGTGTTTACTGAAATAGGAAGATACAAAAAAACACCCAGCCCGAATCGACGATCGGACTGGGTGTTTCAAACGAGGCTCTAGAATTCTTCGTTGATCACTTCTTTGGCAGCACGTGTTCCCAGTGCGCCCCAAAGGCCATACGGGCTTTGCTCGCCCTCGCCCTTACCGAGATAGATCTGTCGATGCGACTGTTCACCTGCTTCGATCGAGTCGGTAATGAACTTCACAGCTCCATCGCCCATCAGAACGTGAACGCCGCCCTGGTGGCGGCTAGACATTGTTGCAACCAGGGTGGTGCCAGCCGAATTGTAGGCACCGCAAAGTTCGCGATTGGGTGGCAAGATCGTCATGCACTGTGAGTAGACGGGCTGGAAATCGGCCCACTTGTAGCCACGGCCTTGGCTCGAATTCACATTCGCGGTCCAGTGGGCGTCCCAGAATTGGGGGCGTTCAGGGATCGTTTTATCCATGCATAAGGTGGGGTTGTTGC
Coding sequences within it:
- a CDS encoding HdeD family acid-resistance protein, whose amino-acid sequence is MSETNAPQVTTATSNNATPVLNAIAANWWVLLLRGILLLVIGLYALFNPGLTLLTWAFVVGCFLIADGILAIAAGVAGWTESRGWTILRGAVAIIAGAFAAGHPALFGALAAITVIMVIAAMAVVSGVLEIIVAIRERNAIEGGGWMILDGVFSVLFGIALALVPLFSASVLIRISGVIAVLFGLVAIYCSFRIRSLKNN